One Echeneis naucrates chromosome 1, fEcheNa1.1, whole genome shotgun sequence DNA segment encodes these proteins:
- the pet117 gene encoding protein PET117 homolog, mitochondrial encodes MSKASKAVLGLSVVLTVGTVAAVHLKQAWDRQRLHEGVVRDLERWERKKENLRRLEEQRILTRHLKEERQRRETELRPQDNP; translated from the exons ATGTCGAAAGCCTCGAAGGCGGTCCTCGGCCTCTCCGTCGTTCTGACTGTGGGCACCGTGGCCGCCGTCCACCTCAAACAGGCCTGGGACCGACAG CGTCTCCATGAAGGTGTAGTCCGCGACCTGGAGCggtgggagaggaagaaggagaatCTGAGGAGGTTGGAGGAGCAGAGGATCCTGACCAGACACCTGAAGGAGGAGAGACAacgcagagagacagagctcCGCCCACAGGACAACCCCTGA
- the LOC115055478 gene encoding CSC1-like protein 2 isoform X3 has translation MHSETPDRYERLTSVSSSVDFDQRDNGFCSWLTAIFRIKDEEIREKCGEDAVHYLSFQRHIIGLLVVIGVLSVGIVLPVNFSGDLLVRIISKDAFLSLAAPGPPSKEENNAYSFGRTTIANLKSGTNLLWLHTSFAFMYLLLTVYSMRRHTSKMHYKEDDLVKRTLFINGISKYAEETQIKQHFEQAYENCTVLEARICYNVAKLMALNAERKKTERSKKFFTDLMAKEHVPTMINPKPCGHLCCCAITGCEEEEAVSYYTKREAKLKEEYRKEKEKVHTKPLGMAFVTFQNEAMTAIILKDFNACQVQGCRCRQEPRSSQFSEVLHVYNWSVSYAPDPQNVRWEHLSLGGISWWIRCLIINCILFILLFFLTTPAIIISTMDKFNVTKPVEYLNNPIVTQFFPTLLLWAFSALLPTIVYYSAFFEAHWTRSGENRTTMHKCYTFLIFMVLLLPSLGLSSLDVFFRWLFDRKFLADAKVRFECVFLPDNGAFFVNYVITSAFIGNAMDLLRIPGLLMYMIRLCLARSAADRRNVKRHQAYEFQFGAAYAWMMNVFTVVMAYSITCPIIVPFGLMYMLLKHLVDRYNMYYAYLPSKLDKKIHSGAVTQVVAAPILCLFWLLFFSTVRTGFETPTSRFTLVVLIVTIVVCLSHVCFGHFKYLSAHNYKIDTKDNDVDTVENGRPARPSSSPVTKAQQQQQQQQQQQQQMYIAQVLQDPNSDEPGGGSGEEDRGSSQEEEMLNGGNSINEADFQSGEDSLIANEVHQ, from the exons ggATGAAGAGATAAGGGAGAAGTGTGGTGAAGATGCCGTTCACTACCTGTCCTTTCAGCGTCACATCATTGGGCTGCTGGTCGTCATCGGAGTCCTCTCCGTTGGCATCGTCCTTCCTGTCAATTTCTCTGGAGACCTGCTGG TCAGGATTATCAGTAAAGATGCTTTCCTCAGCCTGGCAGCGCCCGGACCCCCCTCTAAAGAAG AAAATAACGCATACAGCTTCGGACGCACCACCATCGCCAACCTGAAGTCTGG GACAAACCTGTTGTGGCTTCACACCTCATTCGCCTTCATGTATCTCCTCCTGACCGTCTACAGCATGAGAAGACACACGTCCAAGATGCACTACAAGGAGGATGACCTG gTGAAGCGCACTTTATTTATTAACGGCATCTCAAAATACGCTGAGGAGACACAGATCAAACAGCATTTTGA ACAGGCGTATGAGAACTGCACCGTCCTGGAGGCTCGGATCTGCTACAACGTGGCCAAACTGATGGCTTTGAATGCTGAAAG GAAGAAGACGGAGCGCAGTAAGAAATTCTTCACTGACCTGATGGCGAAGGAACACGTTCCCACCATGATCAACCCCAAACCCTGCGGACACCTCTGCTGCTGCGCCATCACCGGCTGTGAGGAG GAGGAGGCAGTGAGCTACTACACCAAGAGGGAGGCCAAGCTGAAGGAGGAGtacaggaaggagaaggagaaggtcCACACCAAACCCCTTGGCATGGCCTTTGTCACCTTCCAGAATGAGGCCATGACCGCCAT TATCTTGAAGGACTTTAACGCCTGTCAAGTTCAGGGGTGTCGATGCCGCCAGGAGCCTCGCTCCTCACAGTTCAGCGAAGTTCTTCACGTTTACAACTGGAGTGTTTCATATGCGCCCGACCCGCAGAATGTCCGCTG ggAGCACCTGTCGCTGGGTGGGATCTCCTGGTGGATCCGCTGCTTGATCATCAACTGCATCCTCTTCATTCTACTGTTCTTCCTCACCACGCCGGCCATCATCATCTCCACCATGGACAAGTTCAATGTGACCAAACCTGTCGAGTATCTGAAT AATCCGATTGTCACTCAGTTCTTCCCGACTCTTCTTCTCTGGGCgttctctgctctgcttccaACCATCGTTTATTACTCCGCCTTCTTCGAAGCTCATTGGACCAG GTCTGGAGAAAACAGGACCACGATGCACAAGTGTTACACCTTCCTGATCttcatggtcctgttgctgCCTTCTCTTGGACTCAGCAG CCTGGACGTTTTCTTCCGCTGGCTCTTTGACAGGAAGTTCCTGGCTGATGCTAAAGTTCGATTTGA GTGCGTCTTCCTGCCGGACAATGGAGCGTTCTTTGTCAACTATGTCATCACTTCAGCTTTCATCGGGAACGCCATGGATCTGTTGAGGATCCCTGGTCTGCTGATGTACATGATCCGACTGTGTCTAGCTCGCTCGGCCGCTGACCGCCGCAACGTCAAGAGG CATCAGGCCTATGAGTTCCAGTTCGGTGCCGCGTACGCGTGGATGATGAACGTCTTCACAGTGGTCATGGCCTACAGCATCACCTGTCCCATCATCGTCCCCTTCG GTCTGATGTACATGCTGCTCAAACACCTGGTGGACCGGTACAACATGTACTATGCCTACCTGCCCTCCAAACTGGACAAGAAGATCCACTCTGGAGCCGTCACTCAGGTGGTGGCTGCGCCGATCCTCTGCCTCTTCTggctgctcttcttctccaccGTGCGCACAG GTTTCGAGACACCGACCTCCAGGTTCACTTTGGTGGTGCTGATCGTCACTATTGTGGTTTGTCTGTCTCACGTCTGTTTTGGACATTTCAAGTATCTTAGTGCCCACAACTACAAG ATCGACACCAAGGACAACGATGTGGACACTGTGGAGAATGGACGTCCAGCTCGTCCCTCGTCTTCCCCCGTCACCAAAGCTCAG cagcagcagcagcagcagcagcagcaacagcagcagatgtaCATTGCTCAGGTGCTGCAGGACCCAAACTCTGATGAGCCGGGTGGTGGCAGCGGCGAGGAGGACCGTGGGTCATCTCAGGAAGAGGAGATGCTGAACGGAGGGAACAGCATCAATGAGGCGGATTTCCAGTCAGGGGAGGACAGTCTGATCGCCAACGAGGTCCACCAGTAG